The following proteins are encoded in a genomic region of Glycine soja cultivar W05 chromosome 17, ASM419377v2, whole genome shotgun sequence:
- the LOC114392786 gene encoding transcription factor RAX3-like, whose protein sequence is MGRAPCCDKANVKRGPWSPEEDTKLKSYIEEHGTGGNWIALPQKIGLKRCGKSCRLRWLNYLRPNIKHGGFSEEEDNIICSLYVTIGSRWSIIAAQLPGRTDNDIKNYWNTKLKKKLLGKQRKEQQAQARKVFNQKQEIKRESEDLMLPVGVIFRTPYYWPEQQHSWHIPVTNNASIQYSNLNYNNQTSSFIKHFPSNNIVTATTMNSQHSSRDISLIQNQLHDLHPSTVSMVTTDTCHTSNVLQGFGNFSMASDLACVNQQQQIDGSMRVFYGLETMDVATNGSTNTSTSTESISWGDISSLVYSPLLVSDYEACQQRLLMPQDVTFEESSYFAMQTQ, encoded by the exons ATGGGAAGAGCTCCTTGTTGTGACAAAGCTAATGTCAAGAGAGGTCCATGGTCACCTGAAGAAGACACCAAACTCAAATCTTATATTGAAGAGCATGGAACTGGTGGCAACTGGATAGCCTTGCCTCAGAAAATAG GCCTCAAGAGGTGTGGGAAAAGCTGTCGTCTCAGGTGGCTGAATTATCTTCGTCCAAACATCAAACACGGAGGTTTctcagaagaagaagataacaTAATTTGCAGCCTCTATGTTACCATTGGAAGCag GTGGTCTATTATAGCAGCACAATTACCAGGGCGCACTGATAATGACATAAAGAACTATTGGAACACTAAGCTGAAGAAGAAGCTACTAGGGAAGCAAAGGAAGGAGCAACAGGCTCAAGCTCGCAAAGTTTTTAACCAAAAGCAAGAGATCAAGAGAGAGAGTGAAGATTTGATGTTACCTGTTGGAGTTATTTTCAGAACTCCTTATTATTGGCCTGAACAACAACATTCATGGCACATTCCAGTGACAAATAATGCTTCCATTCAATACTCCAATCTCAACTACAACAATCAAACATCATCATTCATCAAACACTTCCCTAGCAACAACATAGTCACTGCCACCACCATGAATTCACAACACTCATCACGTGACATTTCCTTAATACAAAACCAGTTACATGATTTACATCCTTCCACAGTGAGCATGGTAACCACGGACACGTGTCACACATCAAACGTGCTTCAAGGGTTTGGGAATTTTTCCATGGCCAGTGACTTGGCCTGTGTGAATCAGCAGCAACAAATAGATGGGTCAATGCGGGTTTTTTATGGATTGGAAACCATGGACGTGGCAACAAATGGTAGCACAAACACTAGTACTTCAACAGAAAGCATTAGTTGGGGAGACATAAGCTCTTTGGTTTACTCGCCTTTGTTGGTTTCTGACTACGAAGCTTGTCAACAAAGATTATTAATGCCTCAAGATGTTACTTTCGAGGAGTCTAGTTACTTTGCAATGCAAACGCAATAA
- the LOC114393991 gene encoding protein CROWDED NUCLEI 4-like, whose amino-acid sequence MELSTPNSSSKHLSITPGSRVLRNPLSDEQIWKRLRDAGFDEESIKHKDKAALIAYIAKLEAEIYDHQHHMGLLILEKKDLASKYEQVKALAESSELMHKHDSTMNKSALTESKKREESLKKTVSIKDACIASLEKALHELRTESAETKVAAESKFVEARQLIDEAQKKFTEAEAKVRAAESLQAEAKRYHNVAERKLHDVEAREDNLRRQIISFKSDCDEKDKEMIIERQSLSERQKGLQQEQERLLQSQSLLNQREEHFLSRSQELNRLQRELEDTKVKFEKEHEALYDEKTTLKLKEATLIQQEEELAKWKSELSKKEQELLEFQAKLSNRESDKTQKVVASQEAALRTKKYNLEVELQMQRKLVENEIEEKRRAWELKEVDLKHCEDQILERQHELEVLSRSLSEKEKDLKDLSSALEEKDQRLSAAEKDFELNKVLLQKEKDHVEQAKQDVQKSLESLEDKIRQVDMEKEKLEAMKSETGDLSILEVKLKEEIDLVRSQKLELLAEAEKLKAEKAKFEAEWELLDEKKEELREEAEFIAKEREAVSTFIRNERDQLREEKENLHNQYNQDLGFLASEREKFMNKMAHEHAEWFGKMQQERADFLREIELQKQELNNLIEKRREEVESYLKEREKAFEEEKNTELQYINALKEKAAKELEQVSLEMKRLQTERAEINLDRERRNREWAELTNCIEELEVQRDKLQKQRELLHADRIEIYAQTEELKKLEDLKAVSDDNAITEMLKSDMESNQKKISARKNLKHQSLTHGGDRISNGFDTPLVQKSTVSPPSPVRFSWIKRCTELIFRNSPERPLERNEDFLMGSDTGNVSNLKKHLENDEPLGNIGKRQEIGFALEEPKVIVEVPSLDDARRSEIESEAKDVNGKSALLIPDGHRAGRLKRRRGNMTDKVGNPFVDVGQNKKSRAEEQTNEKVQSGVSKVQQVLTSSNQTQGNTEETRVVIMVDKVIHVSEVTSEKLDVLPILSQEPRDNFPSPTLGADQCNLHGETIDQSNYKTRQEDVLPCASSVLGSTEEISKGNNEQVSEHC is encoded by the exons ATGGAGCTGTCGACTCCGAATTCTTCCTCGAAGCACTTGTCCATTACGCCGGGTTCTAGGGTTTTGAGAAACCCTCTCTCCGACGAACAGATCTGGAAGCGCCTCCGTGACGCTGGCTTCGATGAGGAATCGATTAAGCACAAAGATAAGGCTGCGCTTATTGCTTACATCGCCAAGCTCGAAGCTGAG ATATATGATCACCAGCACCACATGGGCCTTCTCATATTGGAGAAAAAGGATTTGGCTTCGAAGTATGAGCAAGTAAAGGCCTTGGCTGAATCATCCGAGTTAATGCATAAACATGATTCAACCATGAATAAATCTGCGTTAACTGAATCAAAGAAACGTGAAGAAAGTTTGAAGAAGACAGTAAGCATCAAAGATGCATGCATAGCAAGT CTTGAGAAGGCCTTGCATGAGCTGCGTACAGAAAGTGCTGAAACAAAGGTTGCAGctgagagtaaatttgttgaagcACGCCAATTAATAGATGAAGCACAGAAAAAATTTACAGAGGCTGAAGCCAAGGTGCGTGCTGCTGAATCTTTGCAGGCAGAGGCTAAGCGATATCACAATGTTGCAGAAAGGAAGCTTCATGATGTTGAAGCACGTGAAGATAATCTCAGGCGGCAAATCATATCTTTCAAGTCCGA TTGTGATGAAAAAGATAAGGAGATGATTATTGAGAGGCAATCCCTTTCTGAAAGGCAAAAGGGTTTGCAACAAGAACAGGAAAGATTACTTCAATCACAATCCTTGCTGAACCAGAGAGAGGAACACTTTTTGAGTAGGTCTCAGGAACTGAATCGTCTTCAAAGAGAGTTGGAGGACACAaaagtgaaatttgaaaaggAACATGAAGCCCTATATGACGAGAAAACCACCCTAAAACTGAAGGAGGCAACCTTAATACAACAAGAAGAG GAACTTGCTAAATGGAAATCTGAGCTGAGCAAGAAAGAACAAGAGTTACTTGAATTTCAAGCGAAACTTTCTAATAGAGAATCT GATAAAACACAGAAAGTTGTTGCTAGTCAGGAAGCCGCACTGAGaaccaaaaaatataacttGGAAGTTGAGCTGCAAATGCAGCGCAAATTggttgaaaatgaaattgaggAAAAGAGACGGGCTTGGGAGTTGAAGGAGGTTGATCTTAAACATTGTGAGGATCAAATCCTGGAAAGGCAGCATGAGTTGGAAGTTCTGTCAAGGTCGCTGAGTGAGAAGGAGAAGGATCTGAAGGACCTGTCAAGTGCTCTTGAAGAAAAAGATCAAAGGTTGAGTGCTGCTGAGAAGGACTTTGAGTTAAATAAAGTGCTTTTGCAGAAGGAGAAAGATCATGTTGAACAGGCAAAACAAGATGTGCAGAAGTCTTTGGAATCATTGGAAGATAAAATAAGACAAGTTGATATGGAAAAGGAGAAACTGGAAGCCATGAAAAGTGAAACGGGTGACTTGTCAATTTTGGAAGTGAAACTAAAGGAAGAGATTGACCTTGTAAGATCTCAGAAGTTGGAGCTTTTGGCTGAGGCAGAGAAGCTGAAAGCTGAGAAGGCAAAGTTTGAAGCTGAGTGGGAGCTTcttgatgaaaaaaaagaagagttgCGGGAAGAAGCAGAATTTATAGCAAAGGAAAGGGAAGCGGTTTCCACTTTTATTAGGAATGAACGTGACCAactaagagaagagaaagaaaatctgCACAATCAGTACAACCAAGATCTGGGGTTTCTTGCTAGTGAACGAGAAAAGTTCATGAACAAGATGGCACATGAACATGCTGAATGGTTTGGCAAGATGCAGCAAGAGCGAGCAGATTTCTTGCGGGAAATTGAGTTGCAAAAGCAGGAGCTGAATAACCTCATTGAGAAGAGACGTGAAGAGGTGGAAAGTTATTTGAAGGAAAGAGAAAAGGCTTTTGAGGAAGAAAAGAACACTGAACTTCAGTATATTAATGCTCTTAAAGAGAAAGCAGCAAAAGAGTTGGAACAGGTTTCCTTGGAGATGAAAAGGCTTCAGACTGAGCGAGCTGAGATAAATTTGGATCGTGAACGGAGAAATAGGGAATGGGCTGAACTTACTAACTGTATTGAGGAACTCGAGGTTCAAAGGGATAAGCTCCAAAAGCAGAGAGAACTGTTGCATGCTGATAGAATTGAAATTTATGCTCAGACTGAAGAATTGAAAAAACTAGAAGATTTGAAAGCTGTCTCTGATGATAATGCTATCACTGAAATGCTTAAATCTGATATGGAGTCTAACCAAAAGAAAATCTCTGCAAGGAAGAACTTGAAGCATCAATCTCTTACACATGGTGGTGATAGAATCAGCAATGGGTTTGATACTCCACTTGTGCAGAAGTCAACTGTTTCTCCTCCTAGCCCTGTTCGATTCTCATGGATAAAACGATGCACGGAGCTAATTTTCAGAAATTCTCCTGAGAGGCCacttgagagaaacgaggatttTCTCATGGGTTCTGATACAGGTAATGTTAGTAACCTGAAAAAGCACTTGGAAAATGACGAACCACTTGGTAATATTGGCAAGAGACAGGAAATAGGATTTGCTCTTGAAGAACCAAAAGTAATAGTTGAAGTACCCTCTCTAGATGATGCTAGAAGAAGTGAGATTGAATCTGAGGCTAAAGATGTGAATGGAAAAAGTGCTCTCCTGATTCCAGATGGACATCGTGCAGGCAGACTAAAAAGAAGGAGGGGGAACATGACTGATAAAGTTGGCAATCCATTTGTAGATGTGGGGCAAAATAAGAAATCGAGAGCAGAAGAACAAACCAATGAAAAGGTCCAATCAGGTGTGTCTAAGGTCCAGCAGGTGTTAACGTCATCAAATCAAACACAAGGGAACACGGAAGAAACTCGTGTAGTAATAATGGTTGATAAGGTTATTCATGTATCAGAAGTGACTTCCGAGAAACTTGATGTTCTCCCTATCCTCAGTCAAGAACCAAGAGATAATTTCCCGAGTCCTACATTGGGAGCAGATCAATGTAATCTTCATGGAGAAACAATTGatcaatcaaattataaaactagACAGGAAGATGTTTTGCCTTGTGCTTCTAGTGTATTGGGAAGCACAGAAGAAATatccaaaggaaacaatgaacaGGTTTCTGAGCACTGTTAG